The stretch of DNA GCACCGATCCTTCTTCCGAATCCTGCTGTCGGGAGAGGGCGAAAAAGTGAAGAGCCGAGACGGCAGCTCTGTCTTGGCTCTTCGTTTTTTCGGGTTGAGGGCTGGATCGCCGCGTACCGCTCAGGATTCCCCGGTTTCGCCCGATGCGCCCGGCCCGCGCTCCTCGTAGGCTCCTGCGCGCTTCAGGTACTTCACCACCTCGATGGCCATGGCGCGGAGAAAGCCCGCCTCGCGCGCGTCCACGTCGGCGCGGCGGACCAGCTCGCGCAGGGTGCGCATCACGCTCTCGCTGTTGCGGGTCTTGAAGAAGTCGATGGCCCAGAGCGCGCGCTCCATGTCCTCGAACACCACCCGCAGCAGCTCCACCGTGGGCGGCGGCGCGTCGCGGCGGGGCGGCTTGAAGGGGATGGCGGTGCCGGCGGCCTGCATCCACAGCTCGTACGCCATCACCAGCACCGCCTGCGCCAGGTTCAGCGACGCGTGCTCGGTGGTGGGGATGATGCAGGTGCGGTGGCACAGGTCCAGCGCCTCGTTGCTGAGCCCCTTGTCCTCGCGCCCGAAGAGGAGAGCGACGGGACCGGTGCCCTCCGCGGTGGCCTGGGTGCCACGGGCCAGCAGCTCGGGCGCCAGGTCGCGCGGGCGGGTGACGGCGCGCTTGGCCCGGCGCTCGCGCGCGGTCATCCCTACCACGAACGAGCAGTCGGCCAGCGCCTCGTCCAGCGTGTCGAAGATCTCGGTGCGCGCCACGATGTCCTGCGTGTCGTGCGCGATCCCCTCGATGCGGTACGGGTCCCAGAGCGCGGGGCTCACCAGCCGCAGGCGCGACAGCCCGAAGTTCTTCATCGCGCGGATGGTGCCGGCGATGTTCACGTAGTCCTGCGTCTGCCAGAGGACCACCACCACGCCCTCGAGCGCCTGCCGCGCGCTCTCCGTAAGCGGAATTCCCGCCTTCTCCCCCTGCTCCGTCTCGCTCATCGGCTGCTGTTCATCTTCGAATCGATCCACTAACGGCAACGGAAACGGCAACTGCGACTTCGGGCGTGTCCCTCCGCTGCGCTCCGGGCCGGGCTGCGCGCGCGGTAGGCAACGATACTACCGTTGCCAACCGCGCCGGGCCCCCGCCGCACGATACGTTGCCGCAATTCCGCAGCATCGATGCGGGCGC from Longimicrobium sp. encodes:
- a CDS encoding TrmJ/YjtD family RNA methyltransferase; the encoded protein is MSETEQGEKAGIPLTESARQALEGVVVVLWQTQDYVNIAGTIRAMKNFGLSRLRLVSPALWDPYRIEGIAHDTQDIVARTEIFDTLDEALADCSFVVGMTARERRAKRAVTRPRDLAPELLARGTQATAEGTGPVALLFGREDKGLSNEALDLCHRTCIIPTTEHASLNLAQAVLVMAYELWMQAAGTAIPFKPPRRDAPPPTVELLRVVFEDMERALWAIDFFKTRNSESVMRTLRELVRRADVDAREAGFLRAMAIEVVKYLKRAGAYEERGPGASGETGES